The proteins below are encoded in one region of Flavobacterium nackdongense:
- a CDS encoding S41 family peptidase: protein MKPIFKYFLLVVFAAIVFVSCQNEDQDDVAPPMNIEVQNFVWKGLNLYYLWQADVPNLSDTKFKNQAELNSFLSGYPKPEDLFESLRVDKTIDRFSWIVDDYLELEGQLQGTTNNNGVEFGLSLKASGSTDVVGWVRYIIPNSDASTKNIKRGDIFYAVNGTQLTTSNYQSLLFGSNNDYTLNMADISAGAIVPNGKTVALTKTVLDENPILVNTVITSGAKKIGYLMYNGFYSNYDNKLNDAFGTLKTQGITDLVLDLRYNGGGSVQTAARLASMITGSYTGQVFAKQQWNAKIESYYAANDPESLKNYFVDKIGTTPINSLNMTKVYILTSKNTASASELVINGLKPYINVVQIGDVTVGKNVGSVTLYDSPTFGKDKRNPNHRYAMQPLTLKIVNKDGFGDYQSGLTPTFQKAESVSNLGVLGTSTEPLLNLAIGKITGTAKISKSTPEMDFEFFSDSKSANGMRNQMYLEKAPEGLMKALE, encoded by the coding sequence ATGAAACCAATTTTCAAATACTTTTTATTAGTTGTTTTTGCAGCCATTGTCTTTGTAAGCTGCCAAAATGAGGATCAAGATGATGTTGCTCCGCCAATGAATATTGAAGTTCAAAATTTTGTTTGGAAAGGACTCAACCTCTATTATTTATGGCAAGCCGATGTGCCAAATTTATCTGATACCAAATTTAAAAATCAAGCCGAACTAAATTCATTCCTTTCTGGTTATCCAAAACCTGAAGACTTGTTTGAATCCTTGAGAGTAGACAAAACCATCGATAGATTCAGTTGGATTGTCGATGACTATTTAGAACTCGAAGGCCAACTTCAAGGCACAACAAATAACAACGGAGTAGAATTTGGTTTAAGTTTAAAAGCTTCCGGCTCGACCGACGTAGTTGGCTGGGTTCGTTATATTATTCCCAATTCAGATGCTTCAACAAAAAATATCAAACGAGGCGATATATTTTACGCTGTCAATGGCACGCAACTAACCACCTCTAATTATCAAAGTCTTTTATTCGGCTCCAATAATGACTATACTTTAAATATGGCAGACATTAGCGCCGGCGCGATTGTACCTAACGGAAAAACCGTGGCTTTGACCAAAACGGTCCTAGATGAAAACCCTATTTTGGTCAATACAGTGATCACTTCGGGGGCTAAAAAAATTGGATATCTAATGTATAATGGCTTTTACTCCAACTATGACAACAAGCTTAATGATGCTTTTGGAACATTGAAAACCCAAGGAATAACAGATTTAGTATTGGATTTAAGATACAACGGTGGTGGTTCTGTGCAAACCGCAGCACGATTGGCAAGTATGATTACAGGATCCTACACCGGACAAGTGTTTGCAAAACAACAATGGAACGCCAAAATAGAATCGTATTATGCTGCTAACGATCCCGAATCATTGAAAAATTATTTTGTCGACAAAATTGGCACCACACCAATCAATAGTTTGAATATGACAAAAGTTTATATTTTGACCTCAAAAAACACAGCCTCGGCGAGCGAATTAGTAATCAACGGATTAAAACCCTATATCAATGTAGTTCAGATAGGCGATGTAACTGTGGGTAAAAACGTAGGATCTGTTACTTTGTACGATTCACCAACCTTTGGCAAAGACAAAAGAAACCCTAACCACCGCTACGCAATGCAACCTCTTACACTGAAGATTGTCAACAAAGACGGTTTTGGTGATTATCAAAGCGGGTTAACTCCTACCTTTCAAAAAGCGGAATCGGTAAGCAATTTAGGTGTTTTAGGAACCTCGACCGAGCCCTTGTTAAACTTAGCTATTGGGAAAATTACCGGAACTGCTAAGATTTCAAAAAGTACTCCTGAAATGGATTTCGAATTCTTCAGCGATAGTAAATCAGCCAACGGTATGCGAAATCAGATGTACCTTGAAAAAGCACCAGAAGGCTTGATGAAAGCTCTAGAATAA